CAGACCCCGCTTGAGCTGTTGCCGCTCCGGGCCTTCGGGTATGCCGAGCTCGGCGGCTTTTACCGTATCGAATAGGCCCGGCTTATCCGGCTCTTCCAGCCGATAGCCGTAACACGGAGCGCTGTGTTCGAGCAGCCGCGCCGTCACTCGAAAACTGCCAACGGAAAATCGATGCAGCGGTTCCGTCAGTTCGACAATCTTCAAAGGAAAATCGATGGTATATTTGGCAAGGGAGGCGATCCAATCGAGCAGGCCGGCAAGCCCTGCCGGACCATAGAGCGTCAATGGAGCGGTTCGCTGAAACAACTGTTGAGAGGTGAGAAATCCGGGAAGACCAAAGAGATGATCGCCGTGCAGATGCGAAATGATAACGGCCTGAACTTTTGCTGCAGAAAGTCGCGCCTGCTGCAGCCTGACTTGAAAGCCCTCTCCGGCATCCAAAAGAATGATTTCGTTTTCCCGCTGTATTGCCAAACAAGGGGCCCTGCGCGACGGAGAGGGCGCCGCGGCACCGGTGCCTAGAAAATGGAGACGAAGGAGGTCGGTCACGCCTTCTTTTTTCCGAAACGATTCTCAGTGCCGTTCAATAGCCGCTTGATGTTCGAGCGATGCGTAAAGATGATCAGCGCGGCGGCAAAAAAACTAAAGAGATACAGCGAATTCTTGACGGGTATATGGAGGACGTAGCGGAAAATCGTCAGCACAATCGGCAGGGCTACGGCGCCGCTCATCGAGGAAACAGAGACAATGCGCGTCAGCAAAAAGACGAGCAGGAAAACGAGCAGACAGATGCCCAAAGCCGCCGGATAGAGCGCCAGCATCATGCCGGCTGCAGTGCCGACGCCTTTGCCGCCGCGAAAGCCGGCAAAGACCGTCCAAATGTGACCGATGATGGCCGCACAACCGGCCATCAGCATAAGCAGACCGGAATCGAGCGTTCCCGCGGCGAACCTCGATATCCAAAACGTGGCGGCAAATCCCTTAAAGACATCGAAAGCCATCACGAAAATGCCCGGCCCGGGGCCGAGGACGCGAAAGACGTTGGTGCCGCCGGCATTGCCGCTGCCGTGTTCACGAATATCGATGCCTCGCAACAGCTTACCGACAATGATGCTGGTCGGAAAAGAACCGACCAAATAAGAAAGCAAAATCATGACGAAAATTTTCATTCACAAGCCTCCACTTGCCGCTTGAAAGCGGGCTACGACCCCAAATACCTTAATCGCCTATGACGGCGATGCCGCAGGCGTTGAATCCCACATGCGCCCCCAAAGCCGGACTGGCCGGAACAATGAACACGTCGTCGGTGCGGAAACGGCGCACCAGCCGCTCGCGGTACTCTTCCGCCAAAGGCCGATTCATGACGTGTGCAATGCCGAAGCGGGGATTCTTGAGTGTGGCCGCATATTCTTCCGTCAAACGGTAAACCTTCTCATTAAGCGCTTTGCGTCCGAATGCTTTGGCTGCTTGAACCAAGCGGCCTTCGGCGTTAAAGCCGATTACAGGATGAATGTTCAACAACTCTGCAACCCATCCCTTCATCTTGGGCACGCGGCCGCTTTTGAGCAGCTGTTTGAGCGACGGAATGCTGACGAAAAAGCGCAGTCTTGGGATAAGTTTTGTCAGTTTTTCCAGCACCTCGTCGTGCGGAAAGCCCCGTTCGATCAGCCGCGCCGCTTCCTGAACGATCAGCCCCAAACCGGCGCTGGTGCTGCGCGAATCGACGACATCAACCCGCAGCTTGTCTTCAACCGAGCGCACCGCGTTCAGGCCGCCGTTGAGGGTACCGCTGAGGGCGCCGCTGAGGAAGACGGCGATCGCCGAAAGACGCGTCTCCGCCGCCTCGGCATAGGCTTTTACGAACGCCGCCGGCGTCGGCTGCGAGGTGCTGATCACGCCACCGGATTCAGCGAACAGCTTGTAAAACTCTTCCGGCTGGATTTCGACGCGGTCTATAAAGGAACGGTCCTTGATTTTGAGATGAACCGGCACAACAAAAATCTGATGGCGCTTGATCACCTCTTCCGGCAAATCGCAGGTCGAGTCGGTAATCAGCGCAATGCCGGAACGAGCCGGGCGGCCGATCTTGTTTTCCACCTGCGCCCGCATATCCTCGGTTTTGGTCTTGGCGACCGTTCCAAAGCGCGCCGCAATCGCAAACACCTCCTGCGGCCGATTGGTATGAATGTGAACGCGCACCTTGTGAGGGTTGCCGATGACGATCAACGAATCACCCAACGGCATGAGCTGAGCTTTGATGTGATCGCGATCGATATTTTCGCCGAGAATGAGACACTGGGTACAGTAACGGAACCGCACCGCCTCGTCGGAGCGATGCACATGATGGCGCAGCGCTTCGGCCACCTGCGAACC
This genomic stretch from candidate division KSB1 bacterium harbors:
- the rnz gene encoding ribonuclease Z, with amino-acid sequence MTDLLRLHFLGTGAAAPSPSRRAPCLAIQRENEIILLDAGEGFQVRLQQARLSAAKVQAVIISHLHGDHLFGLPGFLTSQQLFQRTAPLTLYGPAGLAGLLDWIASLAKYTIDFPLKIVELTEPLHRFSVGSFRVTARLLEHSAPCYGYRLEEPDKPGLFDTVKAAELGIPEGPERQQLKRGLPVNIDGRLIRPEEVVGPSTPGRVIAYCTDTLPCEAGMELAQNCDALIHDATFSDRYAERAVASFHSTSRQAACLARAAGARRLFLWHLSIRVHGEEEGALLQEAREEFAPSFLPNDLEWFDLPRREEG
- the plsY gene encoding glycerol-3-phosphate 1-O-acyltransferase PlsY, translated to MKIFVMILLSYLVGSFPTSIIVGKLLRGIDIREHGSGNAGGTNVFRVLGPGPGIFVMAFDVFKGFAATFWISRFAAGTLDSGLLMLMAGCAAIIGHIWTVFAGFRGGKGVGTAAGMMLALYPAALGICLLVFLLVFLLTRIVSVSSMSGAVALPIVLTIFRYVLHIPVKNSLYLFSFFAAALIIFTHRSNIKRLLNGTENRFGKKKA
- a CDS encoding DegV family EDD domain-containing protein; amino-acid sequence: MKEKKSAITRLNGRQLKHSIIASAAKMEQKQEELNDINVFPVADGDTGTNMAETLRSIAERAHEVEHDSFSEVSSALADTALENARGNSGVILAQFFQGLAESSAGKDEVAPTDFAEAVEGAVAYAESAVSQPKEGTILTVMRDWAAHIKEHAHLKEDFVDLLKGALARARQSLSETPKKLQVLRKAGVVDAGAQGFVHLLEGIQEFLENGRFAALSFGSQVAEALRHHVHRSDEAVRFRYCTQCLILGENIDRDHIKAQLMPLGDSLIVIGNPHKVRVHIHTNRPQEVFAIAARFGTVAKTKTEDMRAQVENKIGRPARSGIALITDSTCDLPEEVIKRHQIFVVPVHLKIKDRSFIDRVEIQPEEFYKLFAESGGVISTSQPTPAAFVKAYAEAAETRLSAIAVFLSGALSGTLNGGLNAVRSVEDKLRVDVVDSRSTSAGLGLIVQEAARLIERGFPHDEVLEKLTKLIPRLRFFVSIPSLKQLLKSGRVPKMKGWVAELLNIHPVIGFNAEGRLVQAAKAFGRKALNEKVYRLTEEYAATLKNPRFGIAHVMNRPLAEEYRERLVRRFRTDDVFIVPASPALGAHVGFNACGIAVIGD